The genome window TGTACCCTTGGCTGTAATGTCAACTGCCAAGCCTGAATCAATTAATTGATAAGCCAAAATATTTGGTGCAACAAGCTGCGCGCCTTGATAAGAATCTCCTTGATTTTCATACTTTGCAGCAGCAGCTGCCTGACCCCCAAAGGTCCAGCCTGAATTGATAAAATCATCCATAGTCTCTCGATTTAAAAACACATAAACCATTTGGAATGATGTGATTCCAAGACCTAAACCAGCCTGCAACTCAAGCATATCCATATAGGTAATTTTTCTAGAATTAGCCTGATAAACAGCACCCTTTCCAGTACCACCACCAGCAACAAATATCTTCATTCCAAAATCACTAAATACTGCATATCCTGGCGACTTTTCAATCAAAAGTCTTGCTCTAGGCTCATTTATATATAGCTTTTTCAAAATTGCTGCATTCTCTTTAAGAATTGCCTCTCTTTGCTGCTCTTTAGTTTGATTGGATCCAAAAACAGAACTCAATTGAGCATTAGCAAATCCTATGCTGATGCACATCAAAAATAATGGAAAAAAAATCTTAGGTAATATTTTCATAAATTTAGTCCTGAAAATTAAATTCAAAAATGAAATGTTGCGCCAAGATTCAACCCTTGAAATGTCACCCTTTGCAAGGAACCTGAACTTTTCATCTCGTAATACAGAGCTCGATATCCCAACGTTAAATCACCCCATCCATAAGCTCTACCAACCCCAAACATCGCTTGCCAGGTCATATTGTTAGAGCCTCCACCAGATCCAATGTCAGCATAGTAAGGAAGATACCAAGCACTATCCGCAATTCGGTATCTACCCTTCAAGCCAATAATGGGATCAGTTGTATTTGTTGTCATAGAAGGATTGCGAATAATATTCTTACTGCCAACATATTGACCATTTAAAGTCCCTGTGAGGTTTAAGTTGGCATTGATCGTCACGGTTGAGCTGATATATCTAGCCCCGAAAACCCCATCCATGTAAATAGATGGCGTATTGAGTAAGGTATACATCCCCACCGCAGTAATTGCCGTATCCTTCAAATTCGCCTTAGTAGAGAGATCTGCATTTACGGTGACACCATTTGGCATGG of Polynucleobacter sp. AP-Titi-500A-B4 contains these proteins:
- a CDS encoding YSC84-related protein; the encoded protein is MKILPKIFFPLFLMCISIGFANAQLSSVFGSNQTKEQQREAILKENAAILKKLYINEPRARLLIEKSPGYAVFSDFGMKIFVAGGGTGKGAVYQANSRKITYMDMLELQAGLGLGITSFQMVYVFLNRETMDDFINSGWTFGGQAAAAAKYENQGDSYQGAQLVAPNILAYQLIDSGLAVDITAKGTKYYKNNDLN